GTGAGAGCCGGGTCCTGGCTGGTGAGAGCCGGGTCCTGGCTGGTGACAACTGGGTGCCGGCTGGTGAGAGCCGGGTCCTGGCTGGTGAGAACTGGGTGCCGGCTGGTGAGAGCCGGGTCCTGGCTGGTGAGAGCCGGGTGCAGGCTGGTGAGAGCCGGGTCCTGGCTGGTGAGAACTGGGTGCCGGCTGGTGAGAGCCGGGTGCCGGCTGCGGACGCGGTCTAGCGCTTCCCCCCAACCGCAATCTTCAAGCGCATCAGAACCACAGAGAAATTCCTCCGTGAAGGCTGGGCGGTGAAGCTATAGGGCGCGTCTTAATAACACGCCTGTCGCTATCGAAAACCGTGGGGGGGGCGGATTGTCAGCGGCTGTTCGCTCCTCACACGGAGGTgcggtgtgtgtttcagacaggGGAGGCTAAAGAGCTGTAATTACCATCCCGGCATGGCGAATGTAAAAGCCTCCTTCACAGGCATCTGGCAGGGGCACCTACGCTCTGGGGCTGAGTGGATTTCATCTATGTTCTGATTCCCCGAGCTTGGGTCCTTTGGAGCAATAACATCGTCCGTGCAATAGGCCCAGAGGTGGGTTGTTAgtgcagagtggaggaggaggaggaggtggtggatgaggggagtggaaggagagtaggggagggaggcagggagaggaagatcTCATGTTAAGATATATCtcgctgctcctctctgtcatACCTCATGGAGCTCATGGCGCCGTGTCACACACAGAGCTTGGGAGGGGAGCACGGCAGGGAGCTTCCCGGGGAGAAGGAGAGCTCACACGAGACAGTCCGCGGGTCCTGACTGTCACTTTAATGGATTCCTTTTGGACCTCAGTGTTTTTAacgtacttaaaaaaaaaaaaaacatttagagtGTGCTTTTGTGCCGTGTCTTTTCTTCTTGTTTTATATTCCCCGCGGCGGGTTCCGTCCGGGACAGGATCTGACTTCCCCCTCAGACTGGGGACTGTCGCGTTATATTCGCGGCGATACGCGCGGGTTGAAATGTGGTTTTATTCACGGTGACACGTGCAGTCGAAATGCCGTGGCGGGGAAAGGCCAATCTAGTCGACCTATGGAGACAGAATCATAACATCCTTATCTCTCACCGTGCCATACGAGTCAGAGCAAATAGCTTCACCTTATCTCGCTGTAGTTATTTACTTATTTTGTGAGTCTGAATGTGGAATGATATTCATTGTGTGGAGGtgtgaaggcaggcaggcaggcaggcagacattatGTTAATGTGGTGTCAGTGTCTGCTGGTGGGGAAGAAAAGGACtatggtgttgtgtttgtgtttcccccGACACTCTGCTGCCGCGCCCTCTGAAAGGAGACAGCTTCAAGGTTTTCGCTCCGTCACTAACCAGAACTATTCATAACCGTGAGAGAGCCACGAGCACAGCTTTCTTTGTGTGGACCCGTGTGCGtgtctgactgactgggtgTACTGTGTATAGTTCTGTGCACAGCGGTTCAGAGGAGGAATTTTCCAAATCCATCAAAGATAACCAGTTGTAGGAAGAGCGAGAATTCGAGTCTCGGGTGAAGTGGAGCTTGTGTCAGTAGTGGGATGAGAACAAACAGATGTGATGGGTGTGTTCAATCCTGACAACTGCCCCCAATTAATGCCGTACAAGTCAAAAGCCCTCAAGAGGAAAAGAAATATTAGGCTGTGTGAATCAGATGGCATGCTGCTTCggttgggggggatggggggggtgggggcgggggggcattGAGTGCCAGCTCAGATGATATGGTGAtgttacgggggggggggggggtgacaggggtCCTTATGTGACAGGGAGCTCATGAGTGGTTAAGAGCTTCTGACGTCATGAAACGGGCCCCGAGCATGGAGGattctggaggactggaggtcagtgtactgtactgtactgtactgtactgcatgTGTGCTGCATGAGAGAACAGGGAAAGGAATGTACGTGCGGACACACCAAAAAAGGTGGATGAGCTTTTGATATCATTCGGCCACATTGAGTGTCTGTGTTATTGATTTGGGCAGTTTGGATGTACGTCCTGATCGTGGAGGATATGATTTGCATCGTCGGGGCCTAATGTCCCGCCCAGGGACGCTTCCTCGCTGTCTGTGTCAGGTTTTATTCTGAAGGATTTCCTCTTCTGAGTGGTCCGCATCACCGAGTGTCCTTGGCTGAGTGTCTCTGCTCTGCCTAGGGAACCAGGGAGAATGtgatcccctgtgtgtgtgtgtgtgtgtgtgtgggggggggggggatgtgtgtgtgtgtgttcttcctttCCGGCTTCCATTTTGCTCTGGGCCCGAGCTCCAGTTCTCAGACATCTTGTGTGTTTCTGGTGAGTAATCAGGTAATTGATCATAGAGACAGGTAATTATTCCTGTGCCAAGCTCACTGGCAAATGAAAAGTCCAGCCATAAGGATCCATCTCCACCAACGCAGCAGAggaaaaaaggaggaagaggccaaGAAAGGAGCAAAGATGGGATCTGAGAGGATGAATGGTCAAACGAACACCCTTAAATCAGATTGGAGGCTTCCAACCTCGGTGTTTCCGATGTGTGTGCGCCAGATGTCCACAACATCATCCAGATGCATGCTGGGTACAACGCCATAATGACTTGAACTGACAAGTCTTCAAAATCCTCCGGTCAGTTATGAGCCATATGTTTCCTGCTTCGTGCATAGCTGGGAAAATTATAATGAAAAAAAACGTTAGTATTTTTTCATACACTCCAACGGCTAATCCAGAGACCTCACAACTTGAAACTGAGTGTGGAATAGCAGGCCACAGCACTAATCTCCAGCGGGTCACTTCAATCAGTCAGCGAATGGAACATTTCAATCAGTGTCCCTTGGTTGTTGGCTCAGGTCTGTGCTCCGCAGGTTATGAGAGGTGAAGCTGTGGCCGCTGTGACAGAGTGCTTACAGAAGgcagttctccccccccccctcctgtctcccccctcagccTGCCTACATCACAACCCTCGCCTCGCAGCTTCATTGGTGTCATTTAGGTTTGTTCTGGGTTAGTGAGTAAACCAATCTCCACACGTACACCCCCTGTGTGCAGTTTGCCTTGATTTATGAACAACCGATAACCAAGCAAAGCCTTGGGGGTCATTTGTTACCTGTCATTAAGATGCACTGGTAAGGTGTTTTATTTTTACAGACAAACAGCTCAGTTGGAGGTATATGCAGTGCTGTGGGTGTACGGTGTACCTGAGGTGTTGAATCGAGTGAACAGGGTCACGGTGTTGTTTGAAGCGCAGGTCATCCGCGCAAACGCGTGGCCGTCGACACCGGACGAGGTTGTTTCCTCTCTGCGGTCGTCTCTTTGTCCCTTTTCATCTGCGTGAGCGAGCGTGTTcttttatttctccctctccttcctcttccgtctcctctccctgctccctccccagAAGTGGTTCCACTGCCGTGGGCTGAAATTCCCACTGGAGACAGACCCTTATTTTGACTCCAGGATAAGCTAGCTGTGTGCTGAATTGAAACGCTAACTCTAGCATGAAACCAGGGACCTAGAAGACTAATCATCTGTTGAAgagcaaataaataaatacataagtaAGAGGTAAACAGCAAATCTAATGTATCCTGGACGTATGCCTACGCATTTTGAAGACACAATGCAGGAGAGGTCGGCTAGTCCAGCATTCTAAACATTCCTTTTTCTCTgtggggagtgaaagagagggaaggagagagggaggcatgaaggaaggagagagggaggcatgaaggaaggagagagggaggcatgaaggaaggagagagggaggcatgaaggaaggagagagggaggcatgaaggaaggagagggaggcatgaaggaaggagagagggaggcatgaaggaaggagagagggaggcatgaaaggtgggggagaggacctaaggaggtgagacagagagagagagagagagagagagagagatagagagagagagagagagacaaagacagagacagagacggagagagagaggtgacgggtgtgagagaggaagggagggagggaagggggatgaAGTTAAAAGCAAGCATGTCTTCAAGAAATTGTAGACTTCTCATTAATTATGTATTTCTTCAATAGAAAATCCCTCTAAATACACGCCCAGAACTGACATTAAATTGGTTCCCCCTGAGCTatgtggagacagagaaagagagaagggagaataaGTGAtgacgagaaagagagacgagGGAGACAAGGGCAGTCAGGAAACAAAAAAGCTGAGCTGACAAACCAGAGAACCCATCCCTCATCATGCGTAGGGTTTTACACTCTGTGACAGAAGAACGCGTGAAATACAAATATAGACGTCGTTCAAGGAAACATTGGAACATTAAAGACAATGCTCTTTACGGCGAGGAAGACATAGTATTTCACACCCACAAGTGAAAGAATTGGAGCGAGTGCGCTCGCTAAGTCAAAACAACCGGCCAGCTCACGCAGCTCATGCGTCGCTTTGACGACATGCGTTCCGCGTGTGTCACATGACCTTGCGTCTGTATCTTCCGGAATACCCCGTCATCATCTTTCAACGTTTCTCCAAACATCTCCATCAAGGGGATAAGTCATCAAACTGTCGATCGATGATCCATCTGTGTTCGATGAAATAAAACCGCTGCACCTTTTAGAAAGCAACCGGGAGAACGGGCTGCACCACAGTGTGTCCTGGCTGTCCCTTTATCCAGCCCTCTGACCTCCGTCACACTAATTAGCCATCATGTTTTGTAGTCTGGTGCCAGGTAGCTAGTTACCTGTGACCTGAGggcaggaggagctgggggggggggggggggagagggagagagggacttaCAGACAGCCCAAGGGACGCCCAACATCAGACAGCAGGCCAGACCCCTGCGTCCGAGAAGAAGGGGGTCAGGGCGGCTGCTTCGGTAGTCCACGTCCAAGGGCAAAGCGGTCAgggtgacagacagagacagggcttAACCCGGCCCCTGCTTCGCACTAGCAGACAGAGAAGCCATGATGGATGGTGGTTATACCACGAGAAAGGCGAGGCATCAAAacgctgcctgtctctgtcctcctcctttgCTTTCCCTCCTCAGGGGAAAACCTGCTTTCCCACCTCCACTCACTCACCCAGTCCCTCAGAAACAGAAAAGGGGGAGGCTTGAACCCATGGAGGCTTTTCATCTCTGCCAACCGGGACCCATGAGGAGacgatggagacagacagccatCCAGTCTGCATTTCAAAAAGACAACGCAGGCCGTCGCCGACACCCTCGACGGTAACGCGTCTCCAGGGCCCCCAGGTTTTGACCGGGCTGCGAGGGGTtaacccccgctcccccccccccttcccttccctccctgtctctctgcaggatCCCTGCACGCTGATGAATGCAGCCAGTGGACCTCTAACATGTGAGCCTCTCCGACCGAGAGGGCTGGTTGAAAAACATGGAAATCACATTCGCTCGCTGCTCTGGGAAGCTGCTCTCTGTTCCTTCACTCATGTGGAGAGAGACCCTTGCGTcaacagaagggggggggggggggggtgaggggggggggtgaggggggggggtgaggggcacaGTGCTCACAAACACTCCGGTTGTGGGTTTGATTCCCAAAGCCTCTGTAAAATCCCACTCGGAAACCACTGAGAGTTTCCTCGGCTAAACGGCATTGGATCGGGCCGTCCTGGTGGTGTGCACTGTGTAGCATGTGCTGTTGTGGGCAGTTGAAAAAGGCCAGAGTGTTAAGAGTGGAGGAGCCACCCCCCTGGGCTCGTTCTTTCCTCTGAGGCCGCGGTGACTGGCTGGACCCGGCGGTGACTCATCCACACCACCGAGAGATGAATCAGACGGgcgggtagagggagagaaggccagggagaggaggaggaggaggaggcagggagggaggagggggaggggggaggagggagggagggagggaggagggggaggagggagggagggagggagggagggagggggaggaggaggaggaggaggaggaggagggagggaggagggggagaaggaggaggaggggggagggagggagggagggaggggggagggagggagggaggagggggaggaggaggaggaggaggaggaggggggagggagggagggaggagggggaggaggaggaggaggaggaggaggaggaggggggagggagggaggagggaggagagggagggggaggagggagggagggaggagggggaggaggaggaggaggaggaggaggaggaggaggaggaggagggaggagggagggaggagggggaggaggagggggaggaggaggagagggagggagggaggagggggagggggagggggagggggagggggagggggagggggagggggagggggaggaggaggaggaggaggggggaagagaatggggggagaggagaggtcccGAGGGAGGTGGCTTTGTCTCGTTTCTTGAGTGGTACACTTATGTAGACTTTCACAGTCACTGTGTTCTAAGTTGACATTGTAAAAGTATGTTGCACATTTTTTGGAGGTAGTTGCCATCCAGCATTGCCACAAATTCATCTGCTGCCATTGGTTGTAGCTTACGAATCAAGTTGGATGTATTGTAAACTATGCTCTGATTCATATTTCATTCTTGAGTTGGATCATTCATACGTTGAGGACAGAGAGTGTTGAGGTGTTGTTGCTTGGATGCAGGATTGAAGTGAGCAATGCCTTTATTCCCAgtctcttttttacgaggattATGAAAGCACTCAAACATCTAAGGGGCCATTTGCAAACCAAAAGAGGCTCTGTCGATACAGCCTCTAAACTGTTCATAACAGGGACATGCTTTTGATTTCAGTTGTATATGTCCGGAACCAAACCGAATTTATCTTTGTGGAGGCATGACATTTCATACCTGACTTTTTGTTCAAACCCTTGTGGTCTTGTGGTGGAGTAAACACAGACCTCCAGGCCCCATGTACAGTAGGACACCAGTACAGCTCTGGGTGGTTGACAAACATGAGGTGACAGTGCCTTGGACCTCCTACCAGATCAGGACACGAGATGCAACGTCCATGCGAGgacagatgcaaacatgcaGAATATGAACGAGCGTCGAGCGAGGGCGTGAATCTCTACGGGAGGGCACGCAGAGGGTGAGAGCGTTCGCCGCATATTGCTCCGTGACGAATAGTATCAAACACgtacctccacacctcctcctcgaGGAACACACGCGCAGATCATCATCTATTAGCCCACCTGCCCTCTATTGACAGGAAATAAATGGACCGCACTTCATTGACGTTTATTAGGGTAACTATAAACAATCGCACACCTAGGCTGAAAGGAAATTCCATTACAATTTAATTACGTCTCGGTAATCAGAACTGTTATGAGCAGTATTCACTTTTAAGCTCTCTTGGCAAGAGAGGATTTGTGTGTTTACTATAATCAAGAAAGCTAGGGTACACAGTTAACACTCCGGCTAGCTCTCTGTAAACATATTGACCAACAGCTAATATGTTCAAATAAACCCTTACCATAAATATTGAGTGGAACACTATCAAATATTGATGCCGTGAGTAACCTTGGACAGTGTTTCTGTGCCTGTTTCCTTGGCTGCTACAACCCAGCCACGTGGATGCTCCTCTAAGACAGGAAGTCAAGTgttagacaggaagtgaagtggTAGCCATGACCTGTGCCATGACCATGAGGTCGGCCCGACGAGGATCTGACTGATGCCCTTCGAAGCCAGCCATTTCTCTTAACGTAACTCTTATCTCACCTTTCATTTTGAACATCGATCGATCAGACAGCCATTTCATTCAGGCGTAATCCTGGGTTTGCTTGATATACGATCCGGATACATATCAATGCCGGTGCACCTTTAATACCCCGGATTTCTGCAAGTGTTGCACTTCTGCCGTGAGTGTATGATCGTCTAATGTGATGAGCTACAggatgcttgtgtgtggggggtccgggcgggggggggggggggggggggggggggggggggggggggggggggggggcaatccaATCCTAGCCTGAGGACTGGAGCCCTACTGGGGGAAATGGCTCGCTATCAATCAGctgaacacagagacacatctgGAGCACATTGGCTCCAGTGCTCTCTCCAGTTCGCAGACGGCTTCCAATTAAGCAATTAGGAGATGAGGTCCCTGATGGGGGGGCTGATCCACGGAGAGTGCTCCGGTTCAGGGGGAAATGAACAGCCCTCCGGCCATACGCCACGACAACCCTTCACTCTTCATCTGCCCTTGAATTTCACCCTGAccatgcccccgcccccctctctctctctctctctatgattctctccctctctttcactctgcctctctctgtctccacctcttGTGTTTCTGATCTAATTGCTGTTCCCTGCTTGGAGACTGTCTGTACAGAAGAAAGTGCAGCATGTGCAAACCTGGATGTCTTCCTCCCAGTATGTGGATACGACGGGGCCTTTGTAGTGGCATTGGCTGCCCTGCTCCAGGCAGATTCTTACTGAGCCAAGGCCCAACTGCTTTTAAATCTGTGGGCGTGGATCTGTGATTGGATGTGGAAGTCATTACTGTGCCACTCAACACTATTTGTTTGAAATTAATCAAGTAAGACAATGGTATAAAAGATGCTTATCAACTGTTTTTTCAAACAGTGAAAACCCTTTATGCTGTTTTTTCTCCTATGGGTTTGTGATCCGTGAAAATAGGCTATTTCTGGCCTGGCTGTTTGGGTGTTTCTGGGTAGTGGAATTATGAATGTTCCACGCTTTAAGGGTCACTCCTTGTGTCCTTAAGAAGGGAATGACAAAGCACACTGTCGCTGAGGCATGTCAGGCATGTTGTACTCTTACACAGGTCAGGTTCCGACAGAGGGCCGTTTTAGTTCTTTTTTGCTGACTGCCGTTTTTGATGGTCCAATTTCGACAATGATCTCATTCTCTCATGGAGCTCACAGCACTGCCCCCAGTTTCCAGTTGCAATGAAGGTGGGGGAGCTCATTTCATTAGCTTACAATTCATATTGAATGTATTAATCTCACGCTGTTTTCTGCAGACTGGAAGCTGCTtaaggagggggaaaaaaatccTTCAATATAGACACCTTCCCTCCATCTgctcaccatgtgtgtgtgtgagaatgtgtgtgagtatgtaagagagagggagggaggggagggagggagggagggagagagagagagagagagagagagagagagagagagagagagagagagagagagagagagagagagagagggagggaaaatctgagagggagggagaataaaGGAGGGTGGTGAGGTGAGATGGtaaaagtgagagagggggggtagagagccTAAAAAAACGAGGGGACTGTTAAAAGACTGCAGCGGGGGGAAAGTGTGTCAGATCGCTTACCAGCGGGGAGGCGCGACGTCGTCTTTTCAGAGGCGGCCGCCCCGCAGGAAAGCCTCTTGTCTAGTCAGCAGCACAACAAAGGGATGGCCACAGCTTCATTTGTGTGTCTGGAATGTTCCAGCGCAGGCCCGCCGTGTACCAGGCAGCCAGCACCCATCCAAGTGGCCTCCAGCCTCAACTGGGCTCTGGAGGCCGAGGGCGAGGCAGGGTacgaacacacagctcactggAGGCCAGGCTAAACACAGACTTCAGAGGGCCGCACAGANNNNNNNNNNNNNNNNNNNNNNNNNNNNNNNNNNNNNNNNNNNNNNNNNNNNNNNNNNNNNNNNNNNNNNNNNNNNNNNNNNNNNNNNNNNNNNNNNNNNNNNNNNNNNNNNNNNNNNNNNNNNNNNNNNNNNNNNNNNNNNNNNNNNNNNNNNNNNNNNNNNNNNNNNNNNNNNNNNNNNNNNNNNNNNNNNNNNNNNNCCATGTCTCATTGTAACATGCTGTGGGCCAGTACTAGATAAAGGTACATTCCACCCAACTTGACCCTCTGACCTCTGTTTTCCCCCCAGCGACCGGAATGCCCGCGCCTGTACACCCCCCCCTTCATCCTGGCGCCGGTCAAGGACAAGCAGGCAGAGCTTGGGGAGACGTTCGGCGAGGCGGCCCAGAAGTACAACGTGCTCTTCGTGGGCTACTgcctgtcacatgaccagcgCTGGCTCCTGGCCACCTGCACGGACCTGTACGGCGAGCTGCTGGAGACCTGCATCATCAGCATCGACGTGCCCAACAGGTgggtctgccccccctcctcctcacccaccccccctcctcctcaccctttcGTCTCCAGTCTGCCGGAATGTGTCTAATGGCAGACTCGAGCGGCTCGCAGTTTTGATCAAACGCTGGGTTTGTTGTGACTTGAGCGGGGGACATGCAGGTAACCATGACGATAGACAAAACAGTAGTAAACACCGAGAGATAAGTGGTTCGTTGTTCCTCCTACATGTATGGCATTCGAGCTTGAGCTCGTCACAGATGCTCAATCGCTGTTGTTTAgtgtgtgaccatgtgtgtgtgtgtgtgttcttctcacCCAGGGCGCGGAGGAAAAAAGGCTCCGCACGGCGACTGGGCTTGCAGAAGCTGTGGGATTGGTGCTTAGGGCTGGTGCAGATGACATCGGTGCCGTGGAGGGTGGTGATAGGCCGACTGGGCCGAATGGGACATGGGGAGTTGAAAGGTAAAGGCGTGAATTCACCCAGGCGGTTTTACACCGACCGCGATTTATCATTCGTTGTGTTGGAGATGCTGTTGGACACGAAAACACTGACGTCACTGTTCCTTGCGCGTTCCGTGTTCCAGACTGGAGTATTCTGCTGAGCAGGAGGAACCTGCAGTCCCTCAGCCGCCGCCTCAAAGAGATGTGTCGCATGTGCGGCATCTCCGCCTCCGACACTCCCAGCATCCTCAGCGCATGTCTGGTCGCCATGGAGCCCCAGGGCTCCTTTGTCATCATGCCAGGTAGTTTGTCTTCCTTTGAGTGTGCGCGCGAGTGCGCGTGTCGCTGCTGTAAACACACTCAAAATATCTTTCCCATCTGTACAATAATAACttgcagcctcctcctcctatgaCGGTGCACCACAGGGAGTGCCGgttctgacgtgtgtgtgtgtgtgtgatggatggcgGTGGCTATCATAACGCATGTCCCACCTTCATCCCGCTCAGATGGATGGCTCCAGGAACCGTGTTCCTGGCGCTCATAAAGCACAGGTTCCGAGCCTCCCATCGATTTTTGTCTTGATGTGATGGAGCGCCTGATCGATGGGGGTTTATTTTGGGTGGTGACAGGGCTGGAGCTGCGTGGCGTAGGCccctgggctgggaggaggccctGGGCTGTCAGGAGGccctgggctgggaggaggtcctgggctgggaggaggccctgggctgggaggaggccctgggctgggaggaggcccACCACTGAGGcctcctcccagcagccctctgGTCCACGGAGATCAGCCCCATCTGCCGGTCTGATCTGGAGAACCGAGTGGAGGGTTGGCCTGCCTCCCGAACACACGTTTAATACAGATTTACAGATAAAGTGTTTTATGGAGATAATGGATGGCTCCGTTTGAAAGAGGGGGGATTTACACCAGTCAGCACTCGGCGGACAATGTGAACGTTGTTCATAAGGGGACTAATGGATTGTTAGGACGTGCCAATTACAGccgctgactgtgtgtgtgtgtgtgtgtgtgtgtgtgtgtgtgtgtgtgtgtgtgtgtgtgctgaatgcACATAATGCATCGGGATGTGAATGTATGCACTgaccagactctctctctctttttcgcctctctccctctgtctttctttctctctctctgtctccctctctttcgccctctctctctccctctcttttgccccctctctgtctctctctctttctctctctgcagactCGGTGTCGACGGGCTCGGTGTTTGGCCGCAGCACCACCCTGAACATGCAGACGTCCCAGCTGAGCACGCCGCAGGACACGTCCTGCACCCACATCCTGGTGTTCCCCACCTCCGCCTTCGTGCAGGTGGCCAGCTCCAACTACACTACTGACACCAACATCGACATCGCCTTCAACGCCACCACGGGTGAGTCACCTcctgccacccccccacccccccccttcatccttCCCATCTGGACAGGGTAGGAGTCACATCACACCCGCAGCAGGGGAGAAGAGCCATGTCCTCACGGAAAAATCCCAAAATGAGAACAAAACTGTACAGACGTTTGGGTTTTTTTACTTAACACTTGTCACTCacgttataatttttttttgggggggggtctccAGAATCGGGGGAGGTCATGGGCATCTTCGACCTGCTGGACCAGGAGAATGACCTTGTAGACCCAGACATCATCAATATCCTGCCAGCCTCGCCCACCACCTCGCCAGTCCACTCCCCAGGCTCCCAGTACCACCACGGAGGAGACGGcagcaaggtacacacacacacacacagacacacacacggaaacctTTAAAATCAGGAGACGCAGCAAACAGACTGAACTCAAGTCTAAAGACCCTGACACCTTCTCTTCAGTCAGAAATAAGCAAGGATTATATCTGCTGTCTGCTTCCCCcatctaacacccccccccccccctcctgcgtTGTAGGGCCAGAGTGCAGACAGGATGGAGACCCACGAGGAGACCCCTAACATCCTGCAGCAGCCCCTGGCCCTGGGCTACTTTGTGTCCACAGCCAAAGCCGGCCCACTGCCTGACTGGTTCTGGTCAGCCTGCCCTCAAGCCCAGAACCAGTGTCCCCTTTTCCTTAAGGTACCGTGGTGTTTACCTTCTCCAGCTGACTTAACTCTGGAGGCATATTTTGTGCACGGTCAACTGTGCCTTTAACATTGTATCGGTCAAATATGGTTGGATCTGTCTTGTTTAGTCATGCGGTTATGTTTACATGATCGAAATTGCCCTGAATCTCTTTTTAAATATGGACGTATGGatgtcattctgtctgtcttgtcggtttgcctgcctgcctgtctatccgtgattgcctgtctgcctgcttgtctgtctatctgtgtttgcctgcctgccttcctgtctgccttcctgtctgcctgcctgcctgtctgtgtgtctgtccttccTACCTGGGCTCACATGTGAAGACTGTTCTCCACACTCCTCCATTATTGATTCACTCTCCAGCAAAGGAAAGCGTTGAATAATTAACATCCAGTGGTGgtttagaggtgtgtgtgcatgcgtgtgtgtgtgtctgctcacgTGTGTGCTGGCAGGGCCGACCCTGACTAAAACCGGCGGTAGATACGCCGTCACAGAGATAAATGacgctttcccccccccccccttccgatGTATTCCCCTTAGCCAGGGTTTATTGGCTGATCACTGTTCTGGCCCCGCTGTGAGAATGTCCGGAGCTTGACAAtgatccttctcctcctctgcccaggCCTCTTTGCACCTCCACGTGTCTTCAGTGCAATCAGACGAACTGCTGCACAGCAAACACTCCCACCCCCTCGACTCCAATCAGACCTCAGACGTACTCAGGTAAACACACCCACGACT
This window of the Osmerus mordax isolate fOsmMor3 chromosome 19, fOsmMor3.pri, whole genome shotgun sequence genome carries:
- the med13a gene encoding mediator of RNA polymerase II transcription subunit 13a (The sequence of the model RefSeq protein was modified relative to this genomic sequence to represent the inferred CDS: added 240 bases not found in genome assembly); protein product: MLQILPPHIRNSISVQIIPCQYLLQPVRNEERHIYVQHLKSLAFSVFSQCRRPLPASTNVKSLTGFGPGLAIDTALKSPERPECPRLYTPPFILAPVKDKQAELGETFGEAAQKYNVLFVGYCLSHDQRWLLATCTDLYGELLETCIISIDVPNRARRKKGSARRLGLQKLWDWCLGLVQMTSVPWRVVIGRLGRMGHGELKDWSILLSRRNLQSLSRRLKEMCRMCGISASDTPSILSACLVAMEPQGSFVIMPDSVSTGSVFGRSTTLNMQTSQLSTPQDTSCTHILVFPTSAFVQVASSNYTTDTNIDIAFNATTESGEVMGIFDLLDQENDLVDPDIINILPASPTTSPVHSPGSQYHHGGDGSKGQSADRMETHEETPNILQQPLALGYFVSTAKAGPLPDWFWSACPQAQNQCPLFLKASLHLHVSSVQSDELLHSKHSHPLDSNQTSDVLRFVLEQYNALSWLTCDPATQDRRSCLPIHFVVLNQMYNFIMNML